The following proteins come from a genomic window of Mycolicibacterium rufum:
- a CDS encoding TOMM precursor leader peptide-binding protein: MTRYALDSATPVLSRPDGTVQVGWDPRRAVVVHPPPGLTAPVLADLLRALQSAATVSELQGLAAGRGADADAVTGLVSHLVDSGVLTAAAPPRTRSAAVRVHGDGPLADLISSALSGSGVRVSRSSRAHASAGGADLAVLTDYLVADPRVVRDLHDAGVPHLTVRVRDGTGLIGPLVVPGVTSCLRCADLHRSDKDPAWAAVATQLCRTVGTADRATVLATAGLALREIDHVLNGLRGEARRTTPPSTLDTTLEFDVSTGSLTARRWSAHPQCAC, encoded by the coding sequence ATGACCCGTTACGCGCTGGACTCCGCGACCCCGGTGCTGTCCCGCCCCGATGGCACGGTGCAGGTCGGCTGGGATCCGCGTCGCGCCGTGGTGGTGCACCCCCCGCCGGGGCTGACCGCACCGGTCCTCGCTGACCTGCTGCGGGCACTGCAGTCCGCGGCGACGGTGTCCGAGCTGCAGGGCCTGGCCGCCGGCCGCGGCGCCGACGCGGACGCGGTCACCGGGCTCGTCAGCCACCTCGTCGACTCCGGGGTGCTCACCGCGGCAGCACCGCCGCGCACCCGCTCGGCAGCGGTGCGGGTGCACGGCGACGGCCCGCTGGCCGACCTGATCTCCTCCGCGCTGTCGGGTTCCGGGGTGCGGGTCAGCCGCAGCAGCCGGGCGCACGCCTCGGCCGGCGGCGCCGATCTGGCCGTGCTGACCGACTATCTGGTCGCCGATCCGCGGGTGGTGCGCGATCTGCACGATGCCGGCGTGCCGCACCTGACGGTGCGGGTGCGCGACGGCACCGGGTTGATCGGGCCGCTCGTCGTGCCGGGGGTGACCAGCTGCCTGCGCTGCGCCGATCTGCATCGCAGCGACAAAGATCCGGCCTGGGCGGCGGTCGCCACCCAGCTGTGCCGCACCGTCGGGACCGCCGACCGCGCCACCGTGCTCGCCACCGCCGGGCTGGCACTGCGTGAGATCGACCACGTCCTGAACGGCCTCCGCGGCGAAGCTCGGCGCACCACCCCGCCGTCGACGCTGGACACCACGCTGGAATTCGACGTCAGCACGGGTTCGCTGACCGCCCGCCGGTGGTCGGCGCACCCGCAGTGCGCCTGCTGA
- a CDS encoding macrolide-binding ATPase MABP-1, which yields MDDGMVSDIKRGRAARNAKLASLPVGMAGRAALGFGKRLTGKSKDEVNAELMDKAAQQLFTVLGELKGGAMKVGQALSVMEAAIPEQYGKPYREALTKLQREAPPLPAAKVHRVLDQQLGTKWRDRFQSFDDKSVASASIGQVHKAVWADGRQVAVKIQYPGADEALRADLKTMQRMVSVLKQLSPGADVQGVVDELIERTEMELDYRLEADNQRAFAKAYEGDPHFVVPHVVASAPKVVIQEWIEGIPLSQIIREGSQEQKDLMATRLFEFCNDAPTRLEMVHGDAHPGNFMLMPDDKMGVIDFGAVAPMPGGWPVELGQIMRYAVDKNYDKLLPTMERAGFIQKGQQVSTREIDDMLKQYVDPLQVPVFHYTRKWLQRMTTLELDKAAGQIKAARQMDIPPKLAIPMRVIASIVAISCQLDAHVPTRRIAEETVPGFADPDAAATSGSGQS from the coding sequence GTGGATGATGGAATGGTGAGTGACATCAAGCGGGGTCGCGCCGCGCGGAACGCCAAGCTGGCGTCGCTGCCCGTGGGTATGGCAGGGCGGGCGGCGCTGGGCTTCGGCAAGCGGCTGACCGGCAAGTCCAAGGACGAGGTCAACGCCGAGCTGATGGACAAGGCCGCCCAGCAGCTGTTCACCGTGCTCGGCGAACTCAAGGGCGGGGCGATGAAAGTCGGCCAGGCCCTGTCGGTGATGGAAGCCGCGATCCCCGAGCAGTACGGCAAGCCCTACCGCGAAGCGCTGACCAAGCTGCAGCGCGAGGCGCCGCCGTTGCCCGCAGCCAAAGTGCACCGCGTGCTCGACCAGCAGCTGGGCACCAAGTGGCGCGACCGCTTCCAGTCGTTCGACGACAAGTCCGTCGCCTCGGCCAGCATCGGCCAGGTCCACAAAGCGGTGTGGGCCGACGGCCGTCAGGTCGCGGTGAAGATCCAGTACCCCGGCGCCGACGAGGCGCTGCGCGCCGACTTGAAGACCATGCAGCGCATGGTCAGCGTGCTCAAGCAGCTCTCCCCCGGCGCCGACGTGCAGGGCGTCGTCGACGAGCTGATCGAACGCACCGAGATGGAACTGGACTACCGGCTCGAAGCCGACAACCAGCGGGCGTTCGCGAAGGCCTACGAAGGGGATCCGCACTTCGTGGTGCCGCACGTGGTGGCCAGCGCCCCCAAGGTCGTCATCCAGGAGTGGATCGAGGGCATCCCGCTGTCACAGATCATCCGCGAAGGCAGCCAGGAGCAGAAGGACCTGATGGCCACGCGGCTGTTCGAGTTCTGCAACGACGCCCCGACCCGGTTGGAGATGGTGCACGGCGACGCGCACCCCGGCAACTTCATGCTGATGCCCGACGACAAGATGGGCGTCATCGATTTCGGCGCGGTCGCGCCGATGCCGGGCGGCTGGCCGGTGGAACTCGGCCAGATCATGCGCTACGCGGTGGACAAGAACTACGACAAGCTGCTGCCCACGATGGAGCGGGCCGGGTTCATCCAGAAGGGCCAGCAGGTCTCGACCCGCGAGATCGACGACATGCTCAAGCAGTACGTGGATCCACTGCAGGTGCCGGTGTTCCACTACACCCGCAAGTGGCTGCAGCGGATGACGACGCTCGAGCTGGACAAGGCGGCCGGCCAGATCAAGGCTGCCCGCCAGATGGACATCCCGCCGAAGCTGGCGATCCCGATGCGGGTGATCGCATCGATCGTGGCGATCTCGTGTCAGCTCGACGCGCACGTCCCCACCCGGCGCATCGCCGAGGAGACGGTGCCCGGCTTCGCCGACCCCGACGCCGCTGCGACGTCGGGGTCGGGCCAAAGCTAG
- a CDS encoding WhiB family transcriptional regulator gives MSSLTCESSKLAVPCHVEDPDLWFAEDPRDLERAKALCGECPFRRECLTAALERQEPWGVWGGEIFERGAVIARKRPRGRPRKDAKDPVAA, from the coding sequence ATGTCTTCCCTGACATGTGAGAGCTCGAAGCTGGCGGTGCCGTGTCATGTCGAGGACCCCGACCTGTGGTTCGCCGAGGACCCTCGGGATCTCGAGCGCGCCAAGGCGCTGTGCGGTGAATGCCCCTTCCGGCGGGAGTGCCTGACCGCCGCGTTGGAGCGGCAGGAGCCGTGGGGCGTCTGGGGCGGCGAGATCTTCGAGCGGGGCGCGGTGATCGCCCGCAAGCGGCCCCGGGGGCGTCCGCGCAAGGACGCGAAAGACCCTGTGGCCGCCTAG
- a CDS encoding ATP-dependent DNA helicase UvrD2, translated as MMVAMSPTASRDLLLGDLDEEQREAVLAPRGPVCVLAGAGTGKTRTITRRIAHLVTAGHVAPGQVLAVTFTQRAAGEMRGRLRALDDGTGTGAVQAQTFHAAARRQLSYFWPRVVGTTDWQLLDSKFAIVAQAANRSGLPTGTDNVRDLAGEIEWAKASLISPEDYPATVAQSGRDIPFDAAKVAAAYAGYESLKARGNDLMLLDFDDLLLHTAAAIENDAAVAQEFRDRYRCFVVDEYQDVTPLQQRVLDAWLGNRDDLTVVGDANQTIYSFTGASPRYLLDFSRRFPEAAVVRLERDYRSTPQVVSLANRVIAAARGRMAGSRLHLVGQRPPGPNPTFNEYPDEVAEAAAVARSVKKLVESGTAPAEIAVLYRINAQSEVYEEALTEAGVPFQVRGGEGFFSRQEVRQALLALQRAAEREVEGPLPELVRATLEPLGLTAEPPAGTRARDRWEALAALADLVDDEVAQRPQLDLRTLLTELRQRADSRHPPVVQGVTLASLHAAKGLEWDAVFLVGLADGTLPISHALSHGPDSEPVEEERRLFYVGITRARVHLTLSWALARNPGGRQGRRPSRFLNGIAPQSARDDGPSRSRKPRGPAPRCRVCNTPLSASAAIMLRRCETCPSDIDEQLLADLKDWRLRISKEMSVPAYVVFTDNTLIAIAESLPDDDAALVAIPGIGARKLEQYGADVLGLVRERQKS; from the coding sequence ATGATGGTCGCCATGTCCCCGACGGCTTCGCGTGACCTGCTGCTGGGCGACCTGGACGAGGAGCAGCGCGAGGCCGTCCTCGCCCCGCGCGGGCCGGTCTGCGTGCTCGCGGGCGCCGGCACCGGCAAGACGCGCACCATCACCCGGCGCATCGCGCACCTGGTCACCGCCGGCCACGTCGCGCCCGGGCAGGTGCTCGCGGTGACGTTCACCCAACGCGCGGCGGGGGAGATGCGGGGTCGGCTGCGCGCGCTCGACGACGGCACCGGCACCGGCGCGGTGCAGGCGCAGACGTTCCACGCCGCGGCGCGCCGGCAGCTCTCCTACTTCTGGCCCCGGGTCGTCGGCACCACCGACTGGCAGCTGCTCGACTCGAAATTCGCGATCGTCGCGCAGGCCGCCAACCGCAGCGGTCTGCCCACCGGCACCGACAACGTCCGCGACCTGGCGGGGGAGATCGAATGGGCCAAGGCCTCGTTGATCAGCCCCGAGGACTATCCCGCGACGGTCGCGCAGTCCGGGCGCGACATCCCGTTCGACGCCGCGAAGGTCGCGGCCGCCTACGCCGGGTACGAGTCCTTGAAGGCCCGCGGCAACGACCTGATGCTGCTGGACTTCGATGATCTGCTGCTGCACACCGCCGCGGCCATCGAGAACGACGCCGCGGTGGCGCAGGAGTTCCGAGATCGCTACCGCTGCTTCGTCGTCGACGAGTACCAGGACGTGACGCCGCTGCAGCAGCGGGTGCTCGACGCGTGGCTCGGCAACCGTGACGACCTGACGGTCGTCGGCGACGCCAACCAGACCATCTACTCGTTCACCGGCGCCTCGCCGCGCTATCTGCTCGACTTCTCCCGCCGGTTCCCCGAGGCCGCGGTGGTCCGGCTCGAGCGGGACTACCGATCCACACCGCAGGTGGTGTCGCTGGCCAACCGGGTGATCGCCGCTGCCCGCGGCCGAATGGCCGGCAGCCGGCTGCATCTGGTCGGTCAGCGCCCGCCGGGACCGAATCCGACGTTCAACGAGTACCCCGACGAGGTCGCCGAGGCCGCCGCGGTGGCACGCAGCGTCAAGAAGCTCGTCGAATCCGGCACCGCCCCGGCCGAGATCGCGGTGCTGTACCGCATCAACGCGCAGTCGGAGGTGTACGAGGAGGCGCTCACCGAGGCCGGTGTCCCGTTCCAGGTCCGCGGCGGTGAGGGCTTCTTCAGCCGCCAGGAGGTACGCCAGGCGCTGCTGGCGCTGCAGCGCGCCGCCGAGCGGGAGGTCGAGGGGCCACTGCCGGAACTGGTGCGCGCGACGCTGGAACCGCTCGGCCTGACCGCCGAGCCGCCGGCGGGCACCCGCGCGCGCGACCGCTGGGAGGCGCTGGCCGCGCTCGCCGACCTCGTCGACGACGAGGTCGCCCAGCGCCCGCAGCTGGATCTGCGCACCCTGCTGACCGAGCTGCGGCAGCGGGCTGACTCGCGGCACCCGCCGGTGGTGCAGGGCGTCACGCTCGCGTCGCTGCACGCCGCCAAGGGCCTGGAGTGGGATGCGGTGTTCCTCGTCGGCCTGGCCGACGGCACCCTGCCGATCTCCCACGCCCTCTCGCACGGACCCGACAGCGAACCGGTCGAGGAGGAACGGCGCCTGTTCTACGTCGGAATCACCAGGGCGCGGGTGCATCTCACGCTCAGCTGGGCGCTGGCCCGGAACCCCGGGGGGCGTCAGGGCCGGCGGCCGTCGCGCTTCCTCAACGGCATCGCGCCGCAGTCCGCGCGCGACGACGGGCCGAGCCGGTCCCGCAAGCCGCGCGGCCCCGCCCCGCGGTGCCGGGTGTGCAACACCCCGCTGTCCGCGTCGGCGGCGATCATGCTGCGCCGGTGCGAGACCTGCCCGTCCGACATCGACGAACAGCTGCTCGCCGACCTGAAGGACTGGCGGCTGCGCATCTCCAAGGAGATGAGCGTGCCCGCCTATGTGGTGTTCACCGACAACACGCTCATCGCGATCGCGGAGTCCCTGCCCGATGACGACGCCGCGCTGGTCGCCATCCCCGGCATCGGCGCCCGCAAGCTCGAGCAGTACGGCGCCGACGTGCTCGGGCTGGTCCGGGAACGCCAAAAGTCGTAA
- the mrx1 gene encoding mycoredoxin Mrx1, translated as MSADDTAAVTMYTTSWCGYCVRLKKALKNEGITFTEVNIEEDPAAAQFVGSVNGGNHVVPTIKFPDGSTLTNPSGAQVKAKLAG; from the coding sequence ATGAGCGCTGACGACACCGCTGCGGTGACCATGTACACGACGTCGTGGTGTGGCTACTGCGTCCGCCTGAAGAAGGCCCTGAAGAACGAGGGCATCACGTTCACCGAGGTGAACATCGAGGAAGATCCCGCGGCGGCGCAGTTCGTCGGCTCGGTCAACGGCGGCAACCACGTCGTCCCGACGATCAAATTTCCCGACGGCTCGACGCTGACCAACCCGAGCGGTGCTCAGGTCAAGGCCAAGCTCGCCGGCTGA
- the nudC gene encoding NAD(+) diphosphatase, translating to MSAGFRLRNVPLLSRVGADRADTLRTDVDAAVAGWADALLLRVDRRNQVLIADGRAVLHRATDAGDAPPENAVFLGRLQDGRHVWAIRGELQPPDDPDATTEVLDLRRTGHVFDDVSAQLVATATALLNWHDHARFSPVDGTPTTPIKAGWSRINPATGHEEFPRIDPAVICLVHDGHDRAVLARQTMWPPRLFSILAGFVEAGESFETCVVREIAEEIGLTVTDVEYLGSQPWPFPRSLMVGFHALGDPEQEFAFNDGEIAEAAWFTRAEIREALDQGDWSSQSGSRLLLPGSISIAREIIESWAAAD from the coding sequence ATGAGCGCAGGGTTCCGGCTGCGCAACGTCCCTCTCCTCTCCCGGGTCGGCGCCGACCGCGCCGACACCCTGCGCACCGACGTCGACGCGGCGGTGGCCGGCTGGGCCGACGCACTGCTGCTGCGGGTCGACCGCCGCAACCAGGTGCTGATCGCCGACGGCCGTGCCGTGCTGCATAGGGCCACCGACGCCGGCGACGCGCCCCCTGAGAACGCCGTGTTCCTCGGCCGGTTGCAGGACGGCAGGCACGTCTGGGCGATCCGCGGCGAGCTGCAGCCCCCCGACGACCCCGACGCCACCACCGAGGTGCTGGACCTGCGCCGCACCGGCCACGTCTTCGACGACGTCAGTGCCCAACTCGTCGCCACCGCCACCGCGCTGCTCAACTGGCACGACCACGCCCGCTTCAGCCCGGTCGACGGCACGCCCACCACGCCCATCAAGGCGGGATGGTCGCGGATCAACCCGGCCACCGGCCACGAAGAGTTCCCGCGGATCGATCCGGCGGTGATCTGCCTGGTGCACGACGGCCACGACCGCGCGGTGCTGGCCCGGCAGACGATGTGGCCGCCAAGGCTGTTCTCCATCCTGGCCGGCTTCGTCGAGGCGGGTGAGTCGTTCGAGACCTGCGTGGTCCGCGAGATCGCCGAGGAGATCGGTCTGACCGTCACCGACGTCGAGTACCTGGGCTCCCAACCCTGGCCGTTCCCGCGATCGCTGATGGTCGGCTTCCACGCGCTCGGCGACCCCGAGCAGGAGTTCGCGTTCAACGACGGCGAGATCGCCGAGGCGGCGTGGTTCACCCGCGCCGAGATCCGCGAGGCCCTCGATCAGGGCGACTGGAGTTCGCAGAGCGGATCGCGGCTGCTGTTGCCGGGCTCGATCTCGATCGCCCGCGAGATCATCGAATCCTGGGCGGCCGCCGACTAA
- a CDS encoding potassium channel family protein has protein sequence MAEGALRRRLRRFDQSLADLPVHALTDRVQIPTTMVSPARRITVRVIYALTALFAAVIIVYLDRHGYRDVESAPNPDDPLTFLDCVYYATVSLSTTGYGDITPVTPSARLVNVLVITPLRIAFLIVLIGTTVETLTTQSRQVYQIQRWRNKLRNHIIIVGYGTKGRTAAAAMVGDEVAPADIVVVDEDVAALERAKSAGLVTVRGSATDSEVLRLASAQHAKSIIVATNRDDTAVLVTLTARELAPNAKIIAAVREAENQHLLKQSGADSTVVTSETAGRLLGIAVQTPSVVEVMEDLLTPDAGFAIAEREVSPKEAGGSPRHQADIVLGVVRNGKLIRVDEPEVDALELGDRLLYIRSADAER, from the coding sequence GTGGCTGAGGGCGCCCTGCGCCGACGGCTGCGCCGGTTCGACCAGTCGCTGGCCGATCTACCGGTCCACGCGCTCACCGACCGGGTGCAGATCCCCACCACGATGGTCAGCCCCGCACGCCGCATCACCGTGCGGGTCATCTACGCGCTGACCGCGCTGTTCGCCGCGGTGATCATCGTCTACCTCGACCGGCACGGCTATCGCGACGTCGAGAGCGCGCCCAACCCGGATGACCCGCTGACGTTCCTCGACTGCGTGTACTACGCCACGGTGTCGCTGTCGACCACGGGCTACGGCGACATCACGCCCGTCACCCCGTCCGCCCGTCTGGTCAACGTCCTGGTGATCACGCCGCTGCGGATCGCGTTCCTGATCGTGCTCATCGGTACCACGGTCGAGACCCTCACCACGCAGTCGCGCCAGGTCTACCAAATCCAGCGCTGGAGGAACAAGTTGCGCAACCACATCATCATCGTCGGCTACGGCACCAAGGGCCGCACCGCCGCCGCGGCGATGGTCGGCGACGAGGTCGCACCCGCCGACATCGTGGTCGTGGACGAGGACGTCGCCGCGCTGGAGCGCGCCAAGAGTGCCGGCCTGGTCACCGTGCGCGGCAGCGCGACCGACTCCGAGGTGCTGCGGCTGGCCAGCGCCCAGCACGCCAAGTCGATCATCGTCGCCACCAACCGGGACGACACCGCCGTGCTGGTGACGCTGACCGCGCGCGAGCTCGCACCCAACGCCAAGATCATCGCGGCCGTCCGCGAAGCAGAGAACCAGCATCTGCTCAAGCAGTCCGGCGCCGACTCCACCGTGGTCACCTCCGAGACCGCGGGCCGCCTGCTCGGCATCGCGGTCCAGACGCCCAGCGTCGTGGAGGTGATGGAGGATCTGCTGACTCCGGATGCCGGGTTCGCAATCGCCGAACGGGAGGTGTCGCCGAAGGAGGCGGGCGGGTCGCCGCGCCACCAGGCCGACATCGTGCTCGGCGTGGTGCGCAACGGGAAGCTGATCCGGGTGGACGAACCCGAAGTCGACGCGCTGGAGCTGGGCGACCGCCTGCTCTACATCCGGTCCGCGGACGCCGAGAGATGA
- a CDS encoding DoxX family protein, producing MTSSPTALQQFTSSPRGTKMGVWLIGMGILHFVAPKPFDSIVPEELPGTQRFYTLASGVAEVGVGALLVAPQTRRFGALAAIALFLGVFPGNVNMVRLWKNKPLPMRLIAIARLPMQVPMITQALKVYRES from the coding sequence ATGACCTCCTCCCCGACTGCACTGCAGCAGTTCACCTCGTCACCGCGCGGTACCAAGATGGGCGTCTGGCTGATCGGTATGGGGATCCTGCACTTCGTCGCGCCGAAGCCGTTCGACTCGATCGTGCCGGAGGAGCTGCCCGGCACCCAGCGCTTCTACACGCTGGCCTCCGGGGTGGCCGAGGTCGGCGTCGGCGCCCTGCTGGTGGCGCCGCAGACGCGACGCTTCGGCGCGCTCGCGGCGATCGCGCTGTTCCTCGGGGTTTTCCCGGGCAATGTGAACATGGTGCGGCTGTGGAAGAACAAGCCGCTGCCGATGCGCCTCATCGCGATCGCGCGGCTGCCGATGCAGGTGCCGATGATCACCCAGGCGCTGAAGGTGTACCGCGAGAGCTGA
- a CDS encoding ATP-dependent helicase: MTTPRYSPTELAYALGLFAPTDEQAAVIAAPPGPLVVIAGAGAGKTETMAARVVWLVANGFARPGEVLGLTFTRKAAGQLLRRVRARLARLAGAGLLVPGAVDMADDPVTVSTYHAFAGTLLRDHGLLLPVEPDVRLLGETELWQLAFRVVCEHPGALDTDKSPAAITAMVLRLAGQLAEHLVDTDQLRDTHVELERLVHTLPAGPYQRDRGPSQWLLRMLATQTERTVLVPLIDALHRRMREERVVDFGMQMAAAAQLASRFPQVGEQLRQRYRVVLLDEYQDTGHAQRVALAALFGNGADDELALTAVGDPIQSIYGWRGASATNLPRFTTDFPFSDGTPAPTLELRTSWRNPPEVLHLANEVSMDARRRSVSVRSLLPRPDAHPGEVRCALLSDVEAEREWVAEQVASRYRAGTTDDGVAPTAAVLVRRNADAAPMAQALTRRGIAVEVVGLAGLLAVSEVADVVAMLRLAADPTAGAAAVRVLTGPRWRLGAADIAALWRRAVTLVDAPAAERGDAHQIVAHLGPDADTACLADAVCDPGAKEAYSPAGHARIVQLGRELTALRAHLDGQLPDVIAEVRRMLGVDVEVRAARATSAGWSGTEHLDAFSDAVADFASRPGATVSNLLAYLDAAEQVENGLAPAEITVAQDRVQILTVHAAKGLEWQIVAVPHLVGRVFPSTASPRTWLTDAADLPPLLRGDCATVSEHGVPVLDTSRVNDRKSLSDAISDHKRSLDQRRTDEERRLLYVALTRAERTLLVSGHHWGATESKPRGPSTFLTELKEVIDSAAAAGTPCGSVDVWAEAPADGEPNPLRGRVIEAMWPVDPLAGRRDRADRGAALVTAALAGDADPLVTEDPHGWVADVDALLAERERAARRPAPPLPVQLSVSAMVELGRDPEAAAQRLHRRLPRRPDAQALLGTAFHEWVQRYFQAEKLFDLDDLPGAVDADRQDRGELEDLQAAFALSTWAARSPLEVEVPFDMMIAGRVVRGRIDAVFADDDGGVTVVDWKTGEPPATPEEMQHNAIQLALYRLAWAGLQGCPVSSVRAAFHYVRSGRTVTPAALPDADELAALLSAPIDDDAA, translated from the coding sequence GTGACGACACCGCGCTACAGCCCCACCGAATTGGCCTATGCGCTCGGTCTTTTCGCGCCGACCGACGAGCAGGCGGCCGTCATCGCCGCACCGCCCGGCCCGCTGGTCGTCATCGCCGGCGCCGGGGCGGGCAAGACCGAGACGATGGCCGCCCGCGTGGTGTGGCTGGTCGCCAACGGGTTCGCCCGCCCTGGCGAGGTGCTCGGTCTGACGTTCACCCGCAAGGCCGCCGGACAGTTGCTGCGCCGGGTGCGGGCGCGGCTGGCGCGGCTGGCCGGTGCCGGGCTGCTGGTTCCCGGCGCGGTCGACATGGCCGACGACCCGGTCACGGTCAGCACCTACCACGCGTTCGCCGGGACCCTGCTGCGCGACCACGGGCTGCTGCTGCCGGTCGAACCCGACGTCCGCCTGCTCGGCGAGACAGAGTTGTGGCAGTTGGCCTTTCGCGTGGTCTGCGAACATCCCGGTGCGCTCGACACCGATAAGTCCCCGGCGGCGATCACCGCGATGGTGCTGCGGCTGGCCGGTCAACTCGCCGAGCATCTGGTCGACACCGACCAGCTGCGCGACACGCACGTCGAGCTGGAACGGCTGGTGCACACGCTGCCCGCGGGGCCGTATCAGCGCGACCGCGGCCCCAGCCAGTGGCTGTTGCGGATGCTCGCCACGCAGACCGAGCGCACGGTGCTGGTGCCGTTGATCGACGCGCTGCACCGGCGCATGCGCGAGGAGCGCGTCGTCGACTTCGGGATGCAGATGGCGGCAGCAGCCCAGTTGGCGTCACGGTTTCCGCAGGTGGGCGAGCAACTGCGGCAGCGGTACCGGGTGGTGCTGCTCGACGAGTACCAGGACACCGGGCACGCTCAGCGGGTCGCGCTGGCGGCGCTGTTCGGCAACGGCGCCGACGACGAGCTGGCCTTGACCGCCGTCGGCGATCCGATCCAGTCGATCTACGGGTGGCGCGGGGCGTCGGCCACCAACCTGCCCCGCTTCACCACCGACTTTCCCTTCTCCGACGGAACCCCCGCGCCCACACTGGAATTGCGGACCAGTTGGCGCAATCCGCCCGAGGTGCTGCACCTGGCCAACGAGGTGTCGATGGACGCCCGCCGGAGATCGGTGTCGGTGCGGTCGCTGTTGCCGCGGCCCGATGCCCACCCGGGCGAGGTGCGGTGCGCGTTGCTGTCGGACGTGGAGGCCGAGCGGGAGTGGGTCGCCGAGCAGGTGGCGTCGCGGTACCGCGCCGGAACGACCGACGACGGCGTGGCGCCGACGGCCGCGGTCCTGGTGCGCCGCAACGCCGACGCCGCGCCGATGGCCCAGGCGCTGACCCGGCGCGGCATCGCCGTCGAGGTCGTCGGTCTGGCCGGGCTGCTGGCGGTGTCCGAGGTGGCCGACGTGGTGGCGATGCTGCGGCTGGCCGCTGATCCGACCGCCGGTGCGGCCGCGGTGCGGGTGCTCACCGGTCCGCGGTGGCGGCTGGGCGCCGCCGACATCGCCGCCCTGTGGCGGCGTGCGGTGACGCTGGTCGACGCGCCGGCCGCCGAGCGTGGCGACGCCCATCAGATCGTCGCGCACCTCGGACCCGACGCCGATACCGCATGCCTGGCCGATGCCGTGTGCGATCCCGGTGCAAAGGAGGCGTATTCGCCTGCCGGGCATGCCCGCATCGTTCAGCTGGGCCGGGAGCTGACGGCATTGCGCGCCCACCTCGACGGTCAGCTGCCCGACGTGATCGCCGAAGTGCGGCGGATGCTCGGCGTCGACGTCGAGGTCAGGGCCGCGCGGGCGACGTCGGCCGGATGGTCGGGCACCGAGCACCTGGACGCCTTCAGCGATGCCGTGGCGGACTTCGCGAGCCGCCCCGGTGCGACGGTGTCGAACCTGTTGGCCTACCTGGACGCGGCCGAGCAGGTCGAGAACGGGCTCGCGCCGGCCGAGATCACCGTCGCCCAGGATCGGGTGCAGATCCTGACCGTGCACGCCGCCAAGGGGCTGGAGTGGCAGATCGTCGCCGTCCCGCATCTCGTGGGGCGGGTGTTCCCGTCGACGGCGTCGCCACGCACCTGGCTCACCGACGCCGCGGACCTCCCGCCGCTGCTGCGCGGTGACTGCGCCACCGTGTCCGAGCACGGCGTCCCGGTGCTGGACACATCCCGGGTCAACGACCGGAAGTCGCTGTCCGACGCCATCTCCGACCACAAGCGCAGCCTGGATCAGCGCCGTACCGACGAGGAACGCCGTCTGCTCTACGTCGCGCTGACGCGGGCGGAGCGCACGCTGCTGGTGTCGGGGCACCACTGGGGCGCCACCGAGTCCAAGCCCCGCGGACCGTCGACGTTCCTCACTGAACTCAAGGAGGTCATCGACTCCGCCGCGGCCGCCGGAACGCCGTGCGGGTCGGTCGACGTGTGGGCCGAGGCTCCCGCCGACGGTGAGCCGAACCCGTTGCGCGGCCGCGTGATCGAAGCGATGTGGCCGGTCGATCCGTTGGCGGGCCGTCGCGACCGCGCCGATCGCGGCGCGGCGTTGGTGACCGCGGCGCTCGCCGGTGACGCCGACCCCCTGGTCACCGAGGATCCGCACGGCTGGGTGGCCGATGTGGACGCGCTGCTCGCCGAGCGGGAACGCGCGGCGCGGCGGCCCGCACCGCCGCTGCCGGTGCAGCTGTCGGTCAGCGCGATGGTGGAACTGGGCCGTGACCCGGAGGCCGCCGCACAGCGCCTTCACCGGCGGCTGCCCCGGCGCCCCGATGCGCAGGCCCTGTTGGGCACGGCGTTCCACGAGTGGGTGCAGCGCTACTTCCAGGCGGAGAAGCTCTTCGACCTCGACGACCTGCCGGGCGCCGTCGACGCCGACCGCCAGGACCGCGGGGAACTCGAGGACCTGCAGGCCGCGTTCGCGCTGTCGACCTGGGCGGCGCGCAGCCCGCTGGAGGTGGAGGTGCCGTTCGACATGATGATCGCCGGCCGCGTCGTCCGCGGCCGGATCGACGCGGTGTTCGCCGACGACGACGGCGGGGTCACGGTGGTGGACTGGAAGACCGGCGAGCCGCCGGCCACGCCGGAAGAAATGCAGCACAACGCGATTCAGCTGGCGTTGTATCGCCTGGCCTGGGCCGGGCTGCAGGGCTGCCCGGTGTCGTCGGTGCGGGCCGCGTTCCACTACGTCCGGTCGGGGCGCACGGTCACCCCTGCGGCGCTGCCCGATGCCGACGAACTGGCGGCCCTGCTCTCCGCGCCGATCGACGACGACGCCGCATGA